A window from Citrus sinensis cultivar Valencia sweet orange chromosome 3, DVS_A1.0, whole genome shotgun sequence encodes these proteins:
- the LOC102623068 gene encoding RNA-binding protein BRN1 isoform X2 has translation MAESKKEKKSSEERVKLFVGQVPKHMTEAQLLAMFKEFALVDEVNIIKDKTTRASRCCFVICPSRQEADKAVNACHNKKTLPGASSPLQVKYADGELERLEHKLFIGMLPKNVSEAEVSALFSIYGTIKDLQILRGSQQTSKGCAFLKYETKEQALAALEAINGKHKMEGSSVPLVVKWADTEKERQARRAQKAQSQANNLPNADSQHPSLFGALPMGYAPPYNGYGYQASGSYGLMQYRLPPMQNQPGFHGIIPPVNQGNAMRGASPDLSSNMGPRNYAMPPSGFVGSGYPAVPGLQYPMPYPGGMLGHRPLNNSPGSVSPAVANSNPSTSSSGGTGSGGQIEGPPGANLFIYHIPQEFGDQELGNAFQAFGRVLSAKVFVDKATGVSKCFGFVSYESPASAQNAIAMMNGCQLGGKKLKVQLKRDNKQNKPY, from the exons ATGGCGGAGAgtaaaaaggagaaaaaatcGAGCGAAGAAAGAGTGAAGCTGTTCGTGGGTCAAGTGCCGAAACACATGACGGAAGCTCAGCTCCTGGCAATGTTCAAAGAGTTCGCTCTCGTTGACGAAGTCAACATCATCAAGGACAAGACTACTCGCGCCTCCC GATGTTGTTTTGTGATTTGTCCGTCGAGGCAAGAGGCCGATAAGGCGGTCAATGCCTGTCATAACAAGAAGACTTTGCCAGGG GCATCTAGTCCATTGCAAGTGAAATATGCGGATGGTGAACTGGAAAGGCTAG AACACAAACTCTTCATTGGTATGCTGCCAAAGAATGTTTCTGAAGCTGAAGTCTCTGCCCTATTCTCAATCTATGGAACAATAAaggatttacaaattttaagagGTTCTCAACAAACAAGCAAAG GTTGTGCATTTTTGAAATATGAGACCAAAGAACAAGCCCTGGCTGCTCTAGAGGCTATCAATGGAAAGCATAAAATGGAG GGTTCAAGTGTGCCTTTGGTTGTCAAATGGGCAGATACGGAGAAGGAAAGACAAGCTCGCAGAGCCCAGAAAGCTCAGTCCCAGGCCaataatttaccaaatgcTGATTCACAACATCCCTCTTTGTTTGGAGCTTTGCCCATGGGGTATGCTCCCCCGTATAATGGTTACGGGTATCAG GCTTCCGGAAGCTATGGACTTATGCAGTACCGCCTGCCACCAATGCAGAATCAGCCTGGCTTCCATGGCATAATTCCCCCTGTAAATCAAGGAAATGCAATGCGTGGAGCTAGTCCTGATCTTTCTTCTAATATGGGGCCTAGAAATTATGCTATGCCTCCTTCAGGTTTTGTGGGCTCTGGTTATCCTGCTGTGCCTGGTCTTCAGTATCCCATGCCATATCCTGGAGGAATGTTGGGTCACCGACCTTTGAATAATTCACCTGGTTCAGTCTCACCTGCAGTTGCAAACAGTAACCCATCAACTTCGTCCAGTGGTGGTACAGGTTCTGGTGGTCAGATTGAAG GTCCACCTGGtgctaatttattcatttatcacATACCTCAAGAATTTGGTGACCAAGAGCTTGGCAATGCTTTTCAAGCATTTGGTAGGGTCTTGAGTGCCAAGGTTTTTGTCGATAAAGCAACTGGTGTAAGCAAATGTTTCG GTTTTGTCAGTTACGAATCACCAGCTTCTGCTCAAAATGCTATTGCCATGATGAATGGATGCCAATTAGGAGGTAAGAAATTGAAAGTTCAGCTTAAAAGAGACAACAAACAGAATAAACCTTATTGA
- the LOC102623068 gene encoding RNA-binding protein BRN1 isoform X1, which produces MAESKKEKKSSEERVKLFVGQVPKHMTEAQLLAMFKEFALVDEVNIIKDKTTRASRGCCFVICPSRQEADKAVNACHNKKTLPGASSPLQVKYADGELERLEHKLFIGMLPKNVSEAEVSALFSIYGTIKDLQILRGSQQTSKGCAFLKYETKEQALAALEAINGKHKMEGSSVPLVVKWADTEKERQARRAQKAQSQANNLPNADSQHPSLFGALPMGYAPPYNGYGYQASGSYGLMQYRLPPMQNQPGFHGIIPPVNQGNAMRGASPDLSSNMGPRNYAMPPSGFVGSGYPAVPGLQYPMPYPGGMLGHRPLNNSPGSVSPAVANSNPSTSSSGGTGSGGQIEGPPGANLFIYHIPQEFGDQELGNAFQAFGRVLSAKVFVDKATGVSKCFGFVSYESPASAQNAIAMMNGCQLGGKKLKVQLKRDNKQNKPY; this is translated from the exons ATGGCGGAGAgtaaaaaggagaaaaaatcGAGCGAAGAAAGAGTGAAGCTGTTCGTGGGTCAAGTGCCGAAACACATGACGGAAGCTCAGCTCCTGGCAATGTTCAAAGAGTTCGCTCTCGTTGACGAAGTCAACATCATCAAGGACAAGACTACTCGCGCCTCCCGtg GATGTTGTTTTGTGATTTGTCCGTCGAGGCAAGAGGCCGATAAGGCGGTCAATGCCTGTCATAACAAGAAGACTTTGCCAGGG GCATCTAGTCCATTGCAAGTGAAATATGCGGATGGTGAACTGGAAAGGCTAG AACACAAACTCTTCATTGGTATGCTGCCAAAGAATGTTTCTGAAGCTGAAGTCTCTGCCCTATTCTCAATCTATGGAACAATAAaggatttacaaattttaagagGTTCTCAACAAACAAGCAAAG GTTGTGCATTTTTGAAATATGAGACCAAAGAACAAGCCCTGGCTGCTCTAGAGGCTATCAATGGAAAGCATAAAATGGAG GGTTCAAGTGTGCCTTTGGTTGTCAAATGGGCAGATACGGAGAAGGAAAGACAAGCTCGCAGAGCCCAGAAAGCTCAGTCCCAGGCCaataatttaccaaatgcTGATTCACAACATCCCTCTTTGTTTGGAGCTTTGCCCATGGGGTATGCTCCCCCGTATAATGGTTACGGGTATCAG GCTTCCGGAAGCTATGGACTTATGCAGTACCGCCTGCCACCAATGCAGAATCAGCCTGGCTTCCATGGCATAATTCCCCCTGTAAATCAAGGAAATGCAATGCGTGGAGCTAGTCCTGATCTTTCTTCTAATATGGGGCCTAGAAATTATGCTATGCCTCCTTCAGGTTTTGTGGGCTCTGGTTATCCTGCTGTGCCTGGTCTTCAGTATCCCATGCCATATCCTGGAGGAATGTTGGGTCACCGACCTTTGAATAATTCACCTGGTTCAGTCTCACCTGCAGTTGCAAACAGTAACCCATCAACTTCGTCCAGTGGTGGTACAGGTTCTGGTGGTCAGATTGAAG GTCCACCTGGtgctaatttattcatttatcacATACCTCAAGAATTTGGTGACCAAGAGCTTGGCAATGCTTTTCAAGCATTTGGTAGGGTCTTGAGTGCCAAGGTTTTTGTCGATAAAGCAACTGGTGTAAGCAAATGTTTCG GTTTTGTCAGTTACGAATCACCAGCTTCTGCTCAAAATGCTATTGCCATGATGAATGGATGCCAATTAGGAGGTAAGAAATTGAAAGTTCAGCTTAAAAGAGACAACAAACAGAATAAACCTTATTGA